AAAGACAGCTTGCATCATCAATAAACTTTTTTTCGAAACATATCATCAATAAACTTAGCCCAAGGGATACAGAGAACATCCTAGCAGCACAAGAGTCAAACTGTGTACAATTTTGAATGCAAGTACCATTGTACcaaaaacataaaaataaaactcatAAATCATCATGCACTACATTAAGAACAATACAACAACCAGATCATCTATAGGGGAGGTAGTATATATAAAGTCTACATTATGGTTCTACGTCATCTCCTAACCTCAGCTGGCATCTTGAAAACTTCTACCAACAATTTCAGTAACTCACTCCCATTCCAAAATGAAACTAGGAGCTTCAACCGGTTTTGATTTATTCTCCTACAATTCTTGCCAGATAATCATAGCAATGCGCCAATGTCCTATCATTGCATTCTCATTCCATCAAAACGAACAACGTGCAGAAGCACTAATGCCAAATCCATCGGACTGACATGGCATCAAGTATCATTGTTTCAACAAACTAATATATATCATTCTAACACAGCAATTAGCCTAATAATTTGCATCAGCACTCCAAATAGCAACAATAAACAGCAATAGTTGGCCTATAGCAATGTAAAGCAAAGGAATCAGCATACCAGGCTTGTAGAACATGGAGAGCCCAAAGTCAATGGCCTTGAGCGGGGCGTCCTCAGAGGTGCCGGCAAATAGAAAGTTCTCCGGCTTGAGGTCCCGGTGCATGACACCAAGCGAGTAGCACCCCTCCACCATCCCCACAATCGTCTTTATGAGCTTTGCTGCCTTGCGCTCGCTGTAGTGGCCCTTGGTGACAATGGGGTCGAAGAGGTCGCCACCGGCACAGAGCTCCATGATGATGTGCACGAAGTGCGCGTCCTCATAGGCGCCGTGGATGCGGATGACATTGGGGTGGTCGGAGAGGTGGTGCATGATCTGGATCTCGCGGTAGACGTCCTTGTAGTCCTGGCTAAGGAAATTGCGCTTGGGGATGGACTTGCATGCGTACTCGGCGCCGTCGGCCTTGTCCACGCACTGGTAGGTGGTGCCGAACTGCCCCTGCCGCAGCTTATTGCACGTTCGCCGTCTTGTACGGCAGCACGGACGCTGGCCGCCTCGATGACAGCGCCGGTGGCGTCACCATCATCTTCACTATATTGAAGAACCTGCTCGAGCCGGCCCGCTGAAAGCAAAACAACTGGTGTCGCCCGTAATGATGCAAGCGTTGTGAACAACTAAACATGGTAATCTAATAAAAGTAGCTTCATGTATGATTACCTCTTCCACTCGTGGCCCTTTGTCCACGCCAGAGCTCTTGTCCTCATTCTTTGTTGCATTAAGTGTTGTGATTATATCCGATGCAGCAGGTCTTTTCTCCGGGTCAGTCTCAACACATCTTAGTCCTATCTTGATGCATTCTTTTACTTGTTGACTGCATATTTCCACGGGTATGCATTTCTGCATCTTTTTCACCCTGTTCCTCCATTCCTCAACCACCTAATGAGTATGCAATAGTAATTGTATGagcatttttttaataaataaataaaagttacACCAAGCTGATCTTGTTCATCTCACATTCTCAATGAAGCGTACATGTACGAGAGATGCTTCACTATTCTGGGGATAGTTCCTGTATCCCGTCAATCATTCTATGATTATAACGCCCAAACTGAATATGTCTGACTTAGTTGTTATCAACCCATTCCTCAAGTATTCTGGTGCCATGTATCCACTGCATTATAAcaagcactactacagaatataTCATTGCCAacgccccatcaccgccggtttgtttcgaaccggcggtgatagactATCACCGTCGGTTCCAAATgaacccggcggtgatgcttacgtcaacatcaccgccgggtcgtattacgaaccggcggtgatacgtaagcatcaccgccgggttgtAATATGACCCGACGGTGATGTGTTGTccacctttttttttcattctcccatccccctctctctctctctccggtaTTTTTTTTccgctccggcggcggtggcgattgCCGGCCATGGCCAGCCACTTCACCTACATCCACGAGCTCCGCGAGCTcatcgcctcctccaccaccgcctccgccggctCCGCCCCGGGCTCCGCGCACCTCGAGGTCAAGCTCCGCGAGGTCCTCCCCAACCTCCTCCGCGACTACATCATCCCTTCCCCCAAAGGTTCGTgcgccgcccccctccctcACTCAACATTCATTTGAGCTGACCCGTTGCTCAAGCTGGTCGCCTACACGGCCGCATCCTCCCCTTCCTCGCCGAGCCCGATTTCAGGTACCTGCCTTCTCCCCCATCTTCCCTCCACAAAACCCTAGTCCAATCACTCCTAATATTTGTGTTTCCTTTCATCCTGGAATAGAATGCGGTATGAATGTGTAATTTGATTGGGACCACGTGGGCTGTACATCTTTTTCGCTAAAATTTAGATACATTTATCCGGTTCGGGTGTGTGCAGTGGTGTTGCAACTTCCATACATTGTCCATTTGATTCCATACTCATTTGTTTCCCATCCAGACATGTGATAAATTTAGCTGATAATGTGGGCGTGGACACTAACTAGTCTTTAGTGTGGCTACCTACATGtgtattgattttgtttttGAGGGAAATGCGTATTACTTTAGAACTCGTCCAGGATGATCTGAGCTGTGGAGAAGCTGCCGGTTACATTGTAGGTGTTTTGCTTCCTATTCTTGATTGTACTAGTGGTTGTGTGTTCCAGAACTTGTAACGTGATAAGAGGGGAGTGCTGTCACTGTCCTGATGGGTATGTGTGCCATCAGCTGCGCTGTAAGCTGAATGATGGTCTTTAGCTTGCTTAAAACAGGGGCTATGTTCCTTAAAACACCAGCAGATTCCACCTGTTAGACATCCCCACCTGTCATTTACATGTATGCTGTTTCTTCACTGTTGCAGGTCGAGCCATGAGCTTATATTCAGTGCAGTTTGGAATCTGCTCTCCATTCTTCGCACAGGTGACCGAGAAGCCTACAGACAGTTCTTCCTGGATGCTATGGTCACAGTAGAAGGTATGTGTTTTGCTTTGTGCTCTTAATCTTTAAATTATGGGTCATGCAGAAAGGCTGAAACTTGAGCTTGTCCAATCCAACAGATCTACTATATGTGGCATCAATGCATGATGAGAGTCCTAGTGGTGTGCCACCTGGAAGGTGTTTAGTTAAATGCCTCTGTGGATCCTTCTCAAATATATTAGACTCACCTGGGCCTTATAGTGAGCTCCCAGCCAGTTGCCAACCTAAGAATGGACCTGGCGTGCTGGTTGATCTGACAGGCGATGTAAGATGGCGTCCATTTGCCACTTCACTGATTAAACTAGTTAACAAGTGTCTTGCAGATGGGACCTTGTATGTTGATGGGCTTGTAACATGCCATTTGTTTCTGCTGCTTGTTCTATCCTCTGCTATGGGGATGGTTCTCTGCACAAGGTTGGCATCAACCTTTATGAATAATTTTAACCTTTGGTTAACCCTGTGTATCTTTAACTTGCCTGTGTTTGATCTGTTGTCACAGGTTTGTTTTGATTTTGCACGCATTGTTCACTACTACACATATGGTCATTGCAAACAGCTCATCACCAACGGTTTAGTTTAAACCAGCGGTGATAGTCTATCACTACCGGTTCTAAATAAACCCGACGGTGATGTAcactcatcaccgccggttcatatTACGAACTGGCGGTGATAAGATTTACGGGCATCACCGCCGGCTGGTAACACGAGCCGGCGGTGATGACCCGTCGTAGATATTTTCCCACCATCCCCGGCCCGTCCTCTCGCTATCTAATCCTCTACCGTGTTCTGTGTTCTCAGATCCTCTCTCTTCAGcagcctccctctcctcccttagATCCCCTCCCCAGTAGCTTCTCCTTCGCCGAGTCATGGAGCTGCAGAGATGCGGACTTGCCCCGCCTTCCTGCCGCGCGAGGTCCGGcgccgcagcagcagaagcaagcacagcagcagccatgtacgccgccctccgccgcgcggCGCCACTCCGGCGGCGTGCCGTGTCCGCGCTCGCGGCCGCGCTGCTCCAGCAGCAGTCGGCGGCGATGGGGGCGGTGGCCCCGCGGCTGCCGGCGCCCGCCGCGTTGGCGGCGTCGTGGTTCCACTCGTACCCGTCGCGGCTGGGGTTCCGGGAGACGGGgcccgcgggcgcggcggcgcgggcggagttCGCGGCGGCCGAGGTGGGGTCGTTCTACGAGGAGGACAAGAGGGCCGCCAgcgccggtggcgcggcggacCAGGGTCTGGAGATTGCCAAGCTGGGGATCTCGTCCAAGATCGTCGATAGGCTCGCCAAGAAGGGCATCACCAAGCTGTTCCCCATTCAGGTACGAGGAGCGGTGGATCTTCACCGTTCTTCTGGTCGAAGTGGATTCTAGAATAATCTATTTGCTGCGAAAACTCGATTAGATTCTTTTACGCTAGTGGTTTGATTGGATAGTAACTACCGTGTACCAATCTGCTTGTCCTGTTCTCCGCGGACACAATCCATACAGATGACATCGATGTTTAATTAACAAGCACCAATGGGAAAACCGTTCAATTATAACAAAATTCTTCCATTTGCTTTAATTGGTTATTTATTATGTTTACGTTGATCCAAATTCAACTGCTTTTGTAATGCGGCAAATTCATCTTGGCATGGTGATCGGATGAAACATTAGAATTACCAGTGTTCGTTTGTGGTTAGGTGATAAATTACCAATAATAAATTAATTCCTCGCAATTTCATGGATCTCATACATGAGGCAAAGCTGTTTGCTATAAATCAGTACTGAATTGATATTTGAACCTTGTCTTCTATTTTGCAACCTGTACAACCTGTTTAGAGAGCTGTTCTTGAGCCAGCAATGCAAGG
The genomic region above belongs to Panicum virgatum strain AP13 chromosome 8N, P.virgatum_v5, whole genome shotgun sequence and contains:
- the LOC120685766 gene encoding serine/arginine-rich splicing factor SR45-like isoform X3; this encodes MTRRRYFPTIPGPSSRYLILYRVLCSQILSLQQPPSPPLDPLPSSFSFAESWSCRDADLPRLPAARGPAPQQQKQAQQQPCTPPSAARRHSGGVPCPRSRPRCSSSSRRRWGRWPRGCRRPPRWRRRGSTRTRRGWGSGRRGPRARRRGRSSRRPRWGRSTRRTRGPPAPVARRTRVWRLPSWGSRPRSSIGSPRRASPSCSPFSLSNGLPDTRSHFGSICGIANGHSGTGRDSILG
- the LOC120685766 gene encoding dynactin, 150 kDa isoform-like isoform X2 is translated as MTRRRYFPTIPGPSSRYLILYRVLCSQILSLQQPPSPPLDPLPSSFSFAESWSCRDADLPRLPAARGPAPQQQKQAQQQPCTPPSAARRHSGGVPCPRSRPRCSSSSRRRWGRWPRGCRRPPRWRRRGSTRTRRGWGSGRRGPRARRRGRSSRRPRWGRSTRRTRGPPAPVARRTRVWRLPSWGSRPRSSIGSPRRASPSCSPFSLSNGLPDTRSHFGSICGIANGHSGTGTQFWDEKMEKELAEGHLSSTVFDRWIC
- the LOC120685766 gene encoding dynactin, 150 kDa isoform-like isoform X1; translation: MTRRRYFPTIPGPSSRYLILYRVLCSQILSLQQPPSPPLDPLPSSFSFAESWSCRDADLPRLPAARGPAPQQQKQAQQQPCTPPSAARRHSGGVPCPRSRPRCSSSSRRRWGRWPRGCRRPPRWRRRGSTRTRRGWGSGRRGPRARRRGRSSRRPRWGRSTRRTRGPPAPVARRTRVWRLPSWGSRPRSSIGSPRRASPSCSPFSLSNGLPDTRSHFGSICGIANGHSGTGTQFWDEKMEKELAEGHLSSTVFDRNANILVLFWDKCCFYEEKCKYTSNTLYRCTHLLPCAVLGQSLHKPFCMRHSVHYVFF
- the LOC120685766 gene encoding DEAD-box ATP-dependent RNA helicase 9-like isoform X4, with the translated sequence MELQRCGLAPPSCRARSGAAAAEASTAAAMYAALRRAAPLRRRAVSALAAALLQQQSAAMGAVAPRLPAPAALAASWFHSYPSRLGFRETGPAGAAARAEFAAAEVGSFYEEDKRAASAGGAADQGLEIAKLGISSKIVDRLAKKGITKLFPIQPI